The sequence GAGAGCCATTAGCCTCTTTTCCTGAAATTTGTCAAACACGCTCACTTCAGAAGTAGCTCTTTCATCTTCCCCCTCCATCAGCTTCGCCACCAACTAAGACGCAGTGGTTTTTTTCCCGCTAAGTTAAAAGACTGTTAATGCCCAAGTATGCTTAAGTCTGGCTGActattttaaattccttgttATAGTAGAAGGCCTTTTGCTATTTCTGAATGGATTACTTGTGACACTGATGGCCCTGCAGCCCCAAACTCTCCATTATCCTCAGCAGAGAGCAAACGTTGGGTCGAGACAGCATGATTTCCTGCTACTGTCTCAACTCTTGAGCAAATCGCTTAGTTTTGGAGCCCAGAGCTTTCCCTTCTGGGATTGTCAACCAAGAGGCCAATTGGTGTCCATTTTGGCAATGGATTTTGTGATGGGGAAATTTGCCCAGTTGTAAGTGGGCTGAAATCCCCAGTGAATCCCACCGGACCCAGAAAAGCACGAGTCCTTTGTGAAACTGGCATAAGATTGCCCTCTTCAATAATAAGGGCCCTCAGAGTTAACAAATATTACTGAGGTTATTATTTTCCGTACGAGATGATGAAGACGTTTGAAATAGTGTTTTCAGGGCACTGatgaaaatcaaagcaaaatgaaaacatccGATCATTGCCAATTTCCTTCTCTCCTAGTGCCTTTTACTATCAATGAAAGAGTCAGAGCCTATGCTCCCATCTATGTGCAAACGGAAAAGTACAGCTGGGCACCAGCATCTCCCGGGTAACCCCATGTGACCGGAAGCGCGgaggatcttctcagaccagtgCTGCTCTGTGCTGGGTTGGCTTTCCAGGGGGCCCCAAGTGGGCTAGGGTGTGGGTCTCCACATGAGCTGGGCGCTCACGCGTGAGTGTTGATTTGGAAATCTCCCTGGAGGACCCGTGAGTAGTTCCATAAACACTTGTTTGGGCAACTTGGGACAGATTTAAGCTGCTATGAAAAGGGGAACCAGACCGATTTTATTTAAGCCAACACATTAAAATTGAGAAAGAGGGCCCTCCGAGGAATACACACAGGAGAATGTGATTAACTAGGTGTTAACTTTGAGTGGTTTGGGCCAAGTGACAGCTGCGTGACAAGCAGACTTTGTTTTCACGGCGGCACCGGGTATTGGAcatgggagggggtgggagttTGTTTGCATCAGTGAGAGACTTGGTCTAATTTCAGCATCACTCCCTGGAGATGATGGAAGGATACAGATCATTTTGAAGTCTAAGCGGCCCTTTCTTCGGCCACGTTCTACCCTTGTGACCCAGTTATACCGCAGGCCTGGCAAAACGGCAGAACATTTGACAGGACAGTGAGGCCAGGAGGACGAGAAGGAGGGGGTCATACCCACATCCTCAGAAAACCTGGCCCGACGTGGGCTTCTTAGCACAGGCGAGGAGAGCGGGAGAGggcggaggggagaggaaggctgTTGGTTCCCGTAGGTTCCAATGCCGTCAGAATCTGCATCTTCTTCAGAGGACTAGATTTctgctgcaccattttatttGAATTAGGATGAGAAATGAGAGACGATTTCAAACCCAGCCCAAACCCAGAGTCAGCAACTCTGAAACTTTGGAAGAGCTTTTCAAGGTGAGCCCGGGCCAGGTGGCAATGCCTCTGGGTTCCTAAGTGACGGCTTCACTCTTTTCCAAAGGGCACTCAGGAGCCCCCCAGGGCGTTACTGAGGCACCAAAAGGCCTTCTTAGCGGCCACAGGGCTTCAGAACTTCCCAGCATTAGTCATCCCTTTGGCTTGAGGCCACCCTTCAGAAGGCctataaaatgcaaatctggGGAGAGATGCGGGTGTTCCATCAGGCCCCTGACAGCAGGGACCGGAGGGCCTGGGTGACAGACAGCCCAGGGAGGACACaaaggggcagggagggtggcAAGTCTGACGCCTGTAGCAGTCTAGTTCAGATTGGGGCCTCACTGGTGGGTCATGAGATCAATTTAGTGCGAGGGAGCcagaattaaaggaagaaattagaacattcaaGACGCAAAGTGCATGGTTATGTAGGCTGTATTATTTTTACGAAATCAAACTTTTGTACCTGTGGGCCGTGGTGCGGTACCGTCAGACAGCAGGTGCTCAAGCTCAAGGGGTCAGACGACTTTTGCTTCCTTCACAGTATTGCCGAGGCCTTCCCGAACGATGGCAGCCCAGCTACTGCTTAAGCCGGTGAAGAGATTTTGCAacccaaaaacaataaataaaatgcagccaAACATTCCAATAATGCAAAAGTAAGTGTCCCGCTTTGCCATCTCCTGGTACCCCTTTCCTGAAGCCCCCTTCTGGAAAATTCCTATGCATATTACAAGCACACATCGACCCCTTCTCGCCCACCCTTACTTCCTCCTTTTTCACATGACAGCACACCATACGTGTTCTGCATCTTGCTTCCTGCACACAATACAGATTTCAGCACATGAGGTGCAACTTCCATCTTTTCTCCTGCAGCACGGTATTCCATCCCCTGGAGCACTAAAGCTTCTTTAAACCGGCTCTGACGGACATTTAAATTTGTGTTCAGtcttataaacaatgctgcactGAACATCCTCACATATGTGTCGACTGAAAAAACCCACAACCTTGAAGTTGAGAATTacgttttatttggtggacataCTAAGCACTTAGGCCCGGGAGAGAGGCTCTCAGATCGCTTGGATGGACtgtaagggagaagccaggatatataggagtttttgcaaaaaaaaaaaaaaacccagatcgTCGGAACATCGAATGatgactgttaattaaagaaaaccagacatctcaaattaatgaatttagcaattttctgtgtatgggaagacgcaagggtctgggctcactgaaatgattcctttgatatgcaccttagctctctggggccagcatcctgggcttctccatcctgaatccgcTCAGGGCGCACAGTCTGCGGCGGCTGTAGTGGCTGAcagcttgatggctgcaacatcctctGTTTACTGACACGGCAGGCGACTTTCTTTGTCCACATCTGTCTGTGAACTCGTGCAGTAATATCTATAAGCCAGATTCCTGGAAGTGGAGTTCCTGGGTCAAAAAgtctgtgcattttaaaaagatttggaTAGAAATTGTCAAATTTGGTTTGTTCCATGGAGGCGGTACCAAACTATTAATGCCATTTTGCTGCCTGGACCCTAGATCCAGGCTCCCCACTACCCTACGGCACCCCACTGGGCCTTTCCTTTTATCATCAAAAAGCTCCTCATGCCATGTCTTGACATGGCACTGCTGCCCTCCTGCTCCCCCTACCCACCCTTTACTTCAAGAAAGAATCAACACCATTCAAAAGACTTAAGTCTTCTTGGATATTGCAACTTTCCTTAGTTGTAACCATTGTCAAAAAGGCTTGCTTCAATGAATGCCTTAGGAAAAATTTAACTGTGCTTTAATTTGGATGAGACTGGGAGAAGGCAGTGTATTAGCTTCCTAAGAGCACACACTTAGCAATGACTTCCGGAAACAGCCAGAGCTTAGGGAGGGTCCTGCAGCTCGTATGTTTGAGCATCTGGATCTCCTCCGTGGCCAAATTTCTGTGGCAAGTTCTGCATGACAACTCAGGCAATAATCAGATCAAGTTCATTGCTGTTTCTGCAAATGCCCTTAGAACACCTGGTGGGCGGTCTCTTTGCAACACCTGACTGGAGATTAAATTCCTACTTAATGACAGAAGgtaaaatctttcatttttttgagtAGCACTTAGTGGCTGATTTATCAAAACATGATCTATCGTGATGCTAATTGCTTGCAATTTTGTTTTTGGAACGTACTGAAAGAGGCAAGTACTGCCTTCCTATTACAGGTGAATTCTTTATGGCTAAGCTAACCAAGGCATGGTGGGCAATTTTGAACATGTGAGCAcgtttcactgaaaaaaaaaaaaaaatcccaaacctgTTTAGCTCCACATCAAAATCAGAACAAGTGTCACATTTGGTCTCCTTCAGTAGACCCCGGATTTTCTCCTAGGGTTAAGGCAACACATTGAAACATTCTCACACTTCAGAGCATGGACGATGTGATGTACTACTTACCTAACATCCTAAACACAAGTTTAAAATATGCTTGCAGAACCACGGTTATAGTTTTATTACGGGGATAACCATGACCATGACCAAATATGAGATACGATAAACATTTCACCTCCAAAAGGAGCATTCCTGGAGAGGTGAATATGGTTCAAATATGTACTGGATTGCACCCCAAGTCCAGATAAGCTGCCGACTGCCTGATGTTAGGGAAGTCCATATAAAGTTGAAGCTAAAAATCTGTTAAATCCCAGTTCATCCTTACCAGGGCCCTTTTTCTCAGAGCTCAGCACAAAGGGGAGATTCTACAAAATGTGTACCTAACAAAACACGTCAGCAGCTTGAATGGAGCAAACTGGTCCAGATCTGAGAATTCCAGTAAATAAATGAAGCTGAGCATTTATTGCCAACGATCATGTCACTGGGGCCACAGAAAACTGGAGCGGGGCAgctggggggcgggagggagcGTGGAGCCAGGGAAGACAGTGGAATGCACGCAGGTTGGATTATTTATGGCGTGCTGATGAACAGACAACTTTCCATATGAGAGGAACGGTCAAGCTCGAGCAGGAAGAGgtccagagaaagagagagaaacaaaagaggTCATGAATAAAAGCGACAGCTAATGAAACAATACAAATCTAAAATGCTGTAACTTTCAGAAGTAATTTAGggccaaaagaaaaagcaaaaaaagaaaaaaacaaaaaacccctcatTTTTCTGGCTCTGGGACAACTTGCCAAGAAGCAAAAGACATGAAGTGAAATGGATGTGCTGCGTTTAAGACCAAATTTGCCTCTGCGCCTTCCTAGCTCTAAGGTGGGGAGCTCCTGAAGCTGGATTTATTCATAGAAAGGGAAAGGGACAATTTTATTCGTTTTTTGCTCACGTAtctattttttcaacaaatactgtACACTGTTCCTTGTCAGGGGCTGGATCCTCTGGGGCTACGTGCTGagcagacacagtccctgccctcaagaggcTTATGGTCCAGTGTGGGAAACAGACAGGCCCATTGTGAGGATTAGGACACTGGGGTGGGAGCTGTGACCAGGGCCAGCGGAGGCCGCGGAGGGCAGCCATGGGGAGGAATTCGTGGCCCAAAGTGGAACTTAGAACAGAAATCATCTAGTGAATTTTACCTCCTGTATTGATTAAATAGACACCAAACCTCCATGTGATCCCAATCCCagtttgattatttaaaaattaaaatacactttttaTGCAAAGATGCAAATGTCTGTGGTTCTCCGTAGAGGTTTTATCCTTGAATTCTGGACGTGGGGCAGACCTGAGCTGTTTTAAATTACCCTTCTACGGCATTACATACCTCTTCTTGCAAGTCTGCCCAAACTGCCACCAGTTACTCCGTGGCCCGAGTGTGCCCGACGCTCTATTTGTGTGGCATCGACTGTTCACAACAGATGCCTTGAGGGGGGGTGCGGTCACGGCTCCCATCTTACCGGTGGGAGAATAGAGCCTCGAAAGGTAACTCACGGGCAGTAAGCCTCACATCACCGCCTTGTACACGTCACTGCCTGTGGGTCACCTACGTAGGCTGGGAGTGTGCCAGGACCACGTCTGCACCCACGGAAGGCTTGTCAATCAAGACCCCCCTGGGGAATCAACTTGAGCTGGTCCCGAAGTTCTTTAGCTGAATGATCCCCTTTTATCCTACCTCCCCCGTCGGAGTCCCTCTTCGCAGCATTCCCACTGAAGAAGCGCCGTCGTTAAGGACCAGAAACTCCCTGACCTAGGTGGCACAGGGCTGCTCCTGGCGAAACGCAGGGAGCGTCCTGAGGAGAAGGGGACCAAGGCAGAGCGCTTCGTGAAGAGCCAACTGCATCTCCCCAGCTTTGCTCTTGGCCCATCCTAACCCTCTATTTCTTTCCAGAGGTTGAGCCCTCACTGTCTTGCTCTCACTGCAAGAATATGGGATTAAACATGGGCCACAGGGGAGAGTCCTCACAACCTTGGGGACTTCGGACTCTCCTTTACATGCGGGGTGGATGCACTCTGCCCCCCGCACCTTTGTCTCCAACCAGACCCGCTCCTCTGCCCGAGGCTTTCTTGGCCAGTATTTCAGAAATACTGCTTAGCATCTGAAGACAGAGGGGTCTAAGAACCACTTTAGAGTTTAAGTCAAATTTCATGGTTTGAACTCAAGTAGTATTCGTGGTAGATCTCATTTGTTGGTGTCTTCGAGACCACTCTTCCAAAAACAAACTAGATGCTGCGCTGAATGGTAAAGCTGTCCCGTGACTAGCCGAGTTCTAAAAATATTCACACAGTGGAGGTCTGATAGTATCTCTCTGAGATTGGGTGCAGCGTGATCGACTGATGAACCACAGCAGAATCTTTCCGAGATTTCTATCCCTACCTTCTTATTCTCAAATTTATAAAACTATTTGCAAAAAAGCCAAGGGTTGAGTTTTCCCTTTTTTGCGCTATTTGAACCCAAACTGTGCTTATGAACACTTGGTTTTAAAATGAGACGTTCAAAAAGATGATTTAAGACCCGCTAGCTCATCAGTTAGAATTTAGGTCTTCCTCCGTTTAGGTAACTTCCTTTAGCACAGAAAAATGTTATGACGGTGCCCGGGCCCAGCTTCAGGAACAGGGCTGGCCACGTGCGCGGCGCTTTCAACCGAAGCCCGGGATTCAAGTGTTCAGACTCCCCCATTCCGAGAAAACGATTTTGCAGCCAGGATGGCCAGAAACttcaaatggcaacatttctgaTTCGAGGTAATTTCCCAAGAATTTAACAGGCAATCATTTACTCCTGACTTTCAAAGAGGACCCGGGCTTGAAAGGCACAGTTGCATCTAAAATTGATCAGCCAGTGACAGCCCTCTGAAGTTACTGGGGAAGAGGAAAGGCCGCTGAGACACCTGACATCTGGGCTGAACTACCCAGTTCACTCTCCAGGTTGTAAATTTTCTGGTTCAAAAGactttttgaaaataactttttaacaAAAAAGTGGTTTTTCTATTAGCTGAAGTACTAAGAAATGGTTGATTACTTTGACAGGGAGCAGTACAGGTATAACACTTAGCATCTAAGCTTCAACAGAACgtgcatttaagaaaatgaattaaaaaaaaatcaaagtcctGAAAACACGGACTTTCAATTATGACAGATGAGAACCTTATTTAACACGCTGCTCTATGGCATATTCAAATAAACTAGAGAATCTGATACAGATCAACAATATGCCAGGGTTGAGCCTGAAATGGTTTTGTCACCTGGACATTTATCACATTTGTCGACCTACTTAAACAGAAAACATGTGAACAAAAggacacatacacgcacacagaCAGGAAATAACTCAAACACACGTGTTTTTACTAAAAACTGTACTTGAAGAATAGCCTATAATACTCTACATTTCAATCtgcaaatttatctttttattgaatCTGAAATAAAGTCTCAGATACTAACAGgacatagaattttaaaataaaactgcattATGTTAGAAAAATATGCATCAAgggcatatgtacatatatatttcacagaAGAATAAAAGTAGGTACAGAAATCACTTCTGCTCATTAACGCTGACCCTAACTTGCTTGATTTCTGTCGTGAAGCACCCCCACGGAACAGAGGAAGCGGAGAGAgcgcctccccttccccctcggcTCGCCGTCTCATTTTCCTTCCGGTCTCTCTCACTTCCCGCTTTCGCCGGAACGCTGGACGGCGCCCTGGCTGGAGAGTGCGCTGAGAAGCGTCCAGAGAGTCGGCGGGTCCTCGCACTTGTGCTgctcttcccagtgcaggagcagttcttccctcctccccagcgtCTGTGCACAAAGGACGCAGTTAAAGCCAGGCCGGGGCGGGGAGAGGGCAGCGTCGGGGCCGGGGCCCTCGGGGCCCTCGCTGCCCTGGGGGTGTCCTCCGGGCTCACTGGGTCCTGGCTGGGCACCTTCATGTTTCGCAAGTGTCTCCACATCATTCTGATGACGGAGGTAGAGCTGCTTTTTCAATCTGGGGACGGCACAGAGTTCCCCGTCCAAGGGACGGTGCTTAAGCTGCTTTCTTCTCTCAGGCTGTTCCCAGAAAGGAGCAGCCTGTGGGGCCAGTTCTCCCTGAGCTCCCCTGCTTCCCGGGGAGGGTGAGATCTCCTCTTGCAACTGGCCCTGGATCTCCTCTCCATGAACGTAAAGCAGGTGGAACTTGATTTCAGCAAAAGACTGGGCAGTGATCTGACAGCGGCCACATCTGATCTGGAATTTGACCTCGTCAGCCTGGTTCAGAAGGAGGTCTTCTTCCAGGCTGGACTTGGTCTCCCTGGAAAGGCGGGAAAGAGTCTGTATCAGCTCTCATGGAAGAACACAACCGTAACTTCTCCTTACAGTTCCTGGCCTTCCGGGATCTAAGACACACGCACCGAGGAGGGGCCGAAGGAGGGGCAAGCAGAGAGCGCGTGGGGGGCAGAGGCCGCGGTGAAGGCCAAGGTCAGTCCTGCCTGGGGCCTCACGCCTCCCACGCCGGCAGGGTCCGCTTCGGAAAGAGGCTCCCCCGGGAGCCACCTGTTCTGTGGCTACCATGGCAACAGGTGTGCGCACCAGGCGAGCGGGAGGTCCCAAACGAAGCGCGGCAGGAGCCCGCTGGGTCCAGCTGAGGCGACtgtcccccccgccgcccccaggGCCCTCCCCTTCCCTGAGCACCCGGTGCAGTCCGGACATCTTCGCTAAAGCTCAGCATGGACTCCGTTCAACCATTAAGAAGTGAGGTTTCTCTGGGGAGGCTGCTATGTACCTTTATCGGAAAAGGGCCAGAAATGCCTAAAGAGACGCAGAGAAACCCCAGAAAAGCCGGGAGGAAACAGGACAGGCGTAACTTAGTTTTAATGGATATGACAGACCAAGCTGAAATTGAACAGAAAGGATTTAGAACCATTAGGACAGCTGGGAACGGTGAGGGGCCGAGGATCTAAAGTGCTGGAAAATGTTTAACTTTCACGGCGCTGACAAGTATTCACTTCAATGCAACCTCCCCCCCCATCACCTAGAGCAAGGTGGACAGACCGAGGGCGCTTCCCTGGCTTACTCACAACTCTCAGGCCCGCCTGGCAGGCTTTCAAATGACTCAGCTGGTTCGTTTATGGTGCTGGGAAGCAGCGCTGCACAGACAAGGACACAGGAGAGAGTTACCCCGGCCTGACGGGGAAACAGGGCAAGCGCTGAGCGTCAGGCCTGCACCTGGGGGCGGGTCCGTGCAGCAGAGCTGCGCTGAGTCCCCGCCGCCTGTCACGCCGTATTCTGGGCCCAATGGTGCTCTTTGGGTATACATCCTGTGGCCAAGAGTTTGGAGGAGATTACTTGTCCAAAGCACCAGAACTACAGACACTAAGTTACTCTTTCATATTTCAGATGCAAAATTCATCTCTTGCCCAACTGTCCCCAGCGTCCCTCACAGGGACCTCTGTGTCCTGGCTCGTAGAAGGCGGAGGCATCAAAAATCACTAACGATCAGAGACCAGAGAGGAATGCGGCCACTCTTCACAGAACAGGGGGAAGAGGTGGCAGCTACCTTATGAAATCTTGACCTGGGGGAGGGTCTTCCAAACCCACCTTGCTGCATGTGGAATCTGGCCCTGACCTCAAATCCGAGGCACCCCCCACTCACCTGTCCACCGGTCCCTCCATCCCTCGGGCAGTCTGCTTCCTGGTCCTCAGCAGGTCCCccggctgcggctgcggctgcggctcGGTGCTGACGGCCACCCCGTGCGCCTCTTTCAGGTGGCCGAAGTAGACTCTGACGTGGCCGAACACCTTCGCGCAGAATTCGCAGCACACGAGCCTCCTGGGCCGGGAGTCGCCGTGAAGCAGCCGCACGTGTGCGCTCAGGCCGCCCGGCCGCACGGAGGCTTTGCGGCAGAGGCGGCAGCTGTGGGGCCGGCTGTCGGCGTGCGTGCTGGCGTGCTCGCGGAGGGGCTGCCTGGGCTGGAAGGGGCGCTCGCACACGTGGCATCCGTGCCAAGGCTTCCTGAGGCCGGAGAACCCATTTCTGAAGGCCGAGCCGGGCTTCGGGGAGGGGCCTTCGTCCGGCCTGCCGCCCGGATGCTTGGGGGCGAGGGAGTGATTGAACGACGCGAGCGCCCGGCTGCCGGGCGCGGGGGGCTGTAACGTGGCCGCGGGCGAGGCCAGGGGAGCCAGGGCCGGCAGGACCACGACAGGTTTGGGCATGATGCTACGGTATTTTTTCACAgccccaggtttttggtccttggATTCTTGGGGATCGGCTTTGGCTCTTTCTTTGCCATCTTTACACTTATTAATGACACATTTCCTCCTTTTACCCTGAAATGTCAGAAGTTCATCCGGGACTTTccgttttcttcctcttctcttggcTGCCCCGCCGTTCGGTTTTGTTTTGTGGTTGAGGTCGGCTTTGGTGGCCGGACAGTAGGCCCTGTCGCAGGGGCTCTGCCTCGACGCCTGTGGTTCAGGTCCCCTGTCGGCCACCTGGGGGGCCGAACAGAAGCCTTCCGGGACGGAGGAGGTCTTATCACCGGCTGCCCCGAGCCCAGGGAGAGAAACATCCGCAAGGTTCACAGCTGCTCCGCCTTTGTAAACTTGCGACGCCCTCGTTCTTGAGTAGGGCAGGATGGGCACTTTACCTCCGGGGATGGAAGAGACCACCTGAACCGCGTTTCCAGTAACGCCTGGCGACAAATGGCTCGCAGCTCTGGCAAGGTCGACCTGTTCTCTAAGTTCTCCCCTGGAaacagcaggcttcctggagggcttCTTGCCTGCAACGCCTGCTCTCCCTGAACTCTTCGGGAGGCCCCGCTCGGCAGAGGGCTCCTCCGGCGTGGACAGCGCTGGGGCGGCGGGAGGGTCCCGACCTCCGTGGTCGCTGGTCCCTGGAGGCCCAGGGTCTCCATGGCCACCCCCATTGGTCAGCGAGGCCGGGGCCTGGCCGGGTGCCAGCGCCGGCTTGGGTGGGCTGGGCTTGTGCGGGGCCTCGGGATGCTCAGGCAGGGGAGGGGCCGCTTGGGTTTGGGCGGGAGCTTGGCTACAGCCCCTGTCGGAGGAGCTGAACCCCGGTTTCTTTCTGGCTCCTTTGCTATGTCCTGGGCGTTGGTACCGGGGGATGGGCAGCTTCAGGTTCTTG comes from Balaenoptera ricei isolate mBalRic1 chromosome 2, mBalRic1.hap2, whole genome shotgun sequence and encodes:
- the ZNF438 gene encoding zinc finger protein 438 isoform X4, whose protein sequence is MQSAFSVPPKDQGGVSLLTSPVEKQLTQKKSESPGKTACTGESNSPPGTIQGGKGLQGKSQFRTIAPKLAPQVLAPRVLPGPAPSLSDHAHPGPSLGSKALGMPPQNYALMQVAGQEGTFSLVALPHVASAQPLQKPRLPLPKNLKLPIPRYQRPGHSKGARKKPGFSSSDRGCSQAPAQTQAAPPLPEHPEAPHKPSPPKPALAPGQAPASLTNGGGHGDPGPPGTSDHGGRDPPAAPALSTPEEPSAERGLPKSSGRAGVAGKKPSRKPAVSRGELREQVDLARAASHLSPGVTGNAVQVVSSIPGGKVPILPYSRTRASQVYKGGAAVNLADVSLPGLGAAGDKTSSVPEGFCSAPQVADRGPEPQASRQSPCDRAYCPATKADLNHKTKPNGGAAKRRGRKRKVPDELLTFQGKRRKCVINKCKDGKERAKADPQESKDQKPGAVKKYRSIMPKPVVVLPALAPLASPAATLQPPAPGSRALASFNHSLAPKHPGGRPDEGPSPKPGSAFRNGFSGLRKPWHGCHVCERPFQPRQPLREHASTHADSRPHSCRLCRKASVRPGGLSAHVRLLHGDSRPRRLVCCEFCAKVFGHVRVYFGHLKEAHGVAVSTEPQPQPQPGDLLRTRKQTARGMEGPVDRETKSSLEEDLLLNQADEVKFQIRCGRCQITAQSFAEIKFHLLYVHGEEIQGQLQEEISPSPGSRGAQGELAPQAAPFWEQPERRKQLKHRPLDGELCAVPRLKKQLYLRHQNDVETLAKHEGAQPGPSEPGGHPQGSEGPEGPGPDAALSPPRPGFNCVLCAQTLGRREELLLHWEEQHKCEDPPTLWTLLSALSSQGAVQRSGESGK
- the ZNF438 gene encoding zinc finger protein 438 isoform X1, with the protein product MSLSFSADHPFNTELYFLPEKEDLVIFVMSGIMWNNVETQNLNHTHKNRIKRIYHTSYDSLVEPWEIGLTVELKDETISVHDTSLQRQIVIQVKDIIMQSAFSVPPKDQGGVSLLTSPVEKQLTQKKSESPGKTACTGESNSPPGTIQGGKGLQGKSQFRTIAPKLAPQVLAPRVLPGPAPSLSDHAHPGPSLGSKALGMPPQNYALMQVAGQEGTFSLVALPHVASAQPLQKPRLPLPKNLKLPIPRYQRPGHSKGARKKPGFSSSDRGCSQAPAQTQAAPPLPEHPEAPHKPSPPKPALAPGQAPASLTNGGGHGDPGPPGTSDHGGRDPPAAPALSTPEEPSAERGLPKSSGRAGVAGKKPSRKPAVSRGELREQVDLARAASHLSPGVTGNAVQVVSSIPGGKVPILPYSRTRASQVYKGGAAVNLADVSLPGLGAAGDKTSSVPEGFCSAPQVADRGPEPQASRQSPCDRAYCPATKADLNHKTKPNGGAAKRRGRKRKVPDELLTFQGKRRKCVINKCKDGKERAKADPQESKDQKPGAVKKYRSIMPKPVVVLPALAPLASPAATLQPPAPGSRALASFNHSLAPKHPGGRPDEGPSPKPGSAFRNGFSGLRKPWHGCHVCERPFQPRQPLREHASTHADSRPHSCRLCRKASVRPGGLSAHVRLLHGDSRPRRLVCCEFCAKVFGHVRVYFGHLKEAHGVAVSTEPQPQPQPGDLLRTRKQTARGMEGPVDRETKSSLEEDLLLNQADEVKFQIRCGRCQITAQSFAEIKFHLLYVHGEEIQGQLQEEISPSPGSRGAQGELAPQAAPFWEQPERRKQLKHRPLDGELCAVPRLKKQLYLRHQNDVETLAKHEGAQPGPSEPGGHPQGSEGPEGPGPDAALSPPRPGFNCVLCAQTLGRREELLLHWEEQHKCEDPPTLWTLLSALSSQGAVQRSGESGK
- the ZNF438 gene encoding zinc finger protein 438 isoform X6, producing MGSGKLNFEYLLLPSGESNSPPGTIQGGKGLQGKSQFRTIAPKLAPQVLAPRVLPGPAPSLSDHAHPGPSLGSKALGMPPQNYALMQVAGQEGTFSLVALPHVASAQPLQKPRLPLPKNLKLPIPRYQRPGHSKGARKKPGFSSSDRGCSQAPAQTQAAPPLPEHPEAPHKPSPPKPALAPGQAPASLTNGGGHGDPGPPGTSDHGGRDPPAAPALSTPEEPSAERGLPKSSGRAGVAGKKPSRKPAVSRGELREQVDLARAASHLSPGVTGNAVQVVSSIPGGKVPILPYSRTRASQVYKGGAAVNLADVSLPGLGAAGDKTSSVPEGFCSAPQVADRGPEPQASRQSPCDRAYCPATKADLNHKTKPNGGAAKRRGRKRKVPDELLTFQGKRRKCVINKCKDGKERAKADPQESKDQKPGAVKKYRSIMPKPVVVLPALAPLASPAATLQPPAPGSRALASFNHSLAPKHPGGRPDEGPSPKPGSAFRNGFSGLRKPWHGCHVCERPFQPRQPLREHASTHADSRPHSCRLCRKASVRPGGLSAHVRLLHGDSRPRRLVCCEFCAKVFGHVRVYFGHLKEAHGVAVSTEPQPQPQPGDLLRTRKQTARGMEGPVDRETKSSLEEDLLLNQADEVKFQIRCGRCQITAQSFAEIKFHLLYVHGEEIQGQLQEEISPSPGSRGAQGELAPQAAPFWEQPERRKQLKHRPLDGELCAVPRLKKQLYLRHQNDVETLAKHEGAQPGPSEPGGHPQGSEGPEGPGPDAALSPPRPGFNCVLCAQTLGRREELLLHWEEQHKCEDPPTLWTLLSALSSQGAVQRSGESGK
- the ZNF438 gene encoding zinc finger protein 438 isoform X3, which translates into the protein MSVEAQIKRIYHTSYDSLVEPWEIGLTVELKDETISVHDTSLQRQIVIQVKDIIMQSAFSVPPKDQGGVSLLTSPVEKQLTQKKSESPGKTACTGESNSPPGTIQGGKGLQGKSQFRTIAPKLAPQVLAPRVLPGPAPSLSDHAHPGPSLGSKALGMPPQNYALMQVAGQEGTFSLVALPHVASAQPLQKPRLPLPKNLKLPIPRYQRPGHSKGARKKPGFSSSDRGCSQAPAQTQAAPPLPEHPEAPHKPSPPKPALAPGQAPASLTNGGGHGDPGPPGTSDHGGRDPPAAPALSTPEEPSAERGLPKSSGRAGVAGKKPSRKPAVSRGELREQVDLARAASHLSPGVTGNAVQVVSSIPGGKVPILPYSRTRASQVYKGGAAVNLADVSLPGLGAAGDKTSSVPEGFCSAPQVADRGPEPQASRQSPCDRAYCPATKADLNHKTKPNGGAAKRRGRKRKVPDELLTFQGKRRKCVINKCKDGKERAKADPQESKDQKPGAVKKYRSIMPKPVVVLPALAPLASPAATLQPPAPGSRALASFNHSLAPKHPGGRPDEGPSPKPGSAFRNGFSGLRKPWHGCHVCERPFQPRQPLREHASTHADSRPHSCRLCRKASVRPGGLSAHVRLLHGDSRPRRLVCCEFCAKVFGHVRVYFGHLKEAHGVAVSTEPQPQPQPGDLLRTRKQTARGMEGPVDRETKSSLEEDLLLNQADEVKFQIRCGRCQITAQSFAEIKFHLLYVHGEEIQGQLQEEISPSPGSRGAQGELAPQAAPFWEQPERRKQLKHRPLDGELCAVPRLKKQLYLRHQNDVETLAKHEGAQPGPSEPGGHPQGSEGPEGPGPDAALSPPRPGFNCVLCAQTLGRREELLLHWEEQHKCEDPPTLWTLLSALSSQGAVQRSGESGK